A section of the Bacteroidia bacterium genome encodes:
- a CDS encoding 4Fe-4S dicluster-binding protein, whose translation MHPYAILNSDTEIKPHYNSAVEMAGLAISFTGLLCTFVIAFFGLIGGPWISLLLSAGLISGGALLYIFGQARGMKPGIHNDGITFSAMQFRGWTGWITAILFTGFYIIIYWFGDWLHNLVAMVEPMSQAIRNAPADHWFLYGLLYTLAILVMGVKFMYKYQHSRYHLIRTATLMFFQLGFAFLLPAILMFFKEPEFYFSYFWPLQFNYLFPNDVHSLVSDPGALGTFMVFWGAVMSFIATPVLTYFYGKRWYCSWVCGCGGLAETFGDPYRHLSDKRLIAWKFERWIVYGVLAIITFTTMLLWASLTLEIGWLSSISGDLAEWYGFYIGAIFAGVIGVGFYPLMGSRVWCRFGCPMAAILGIIQRFYSRFRITTNGGQCISCGNCSAFCEMGIDVRWYAQRQQNIVRASCVGCGICASVCPRGVLKLENGPSDINRAAIQVRKNGIEVAE comes from the coding sequence ATGCATCCTTATGCAATTCTGAATTCTGACACCGAGATAAAACCGCACTATAACAGTGCTGTGGAAATGGCCGGTTTGGCCATTTCTTTTACCGGATTGCTGTGTACGTTCGTCATTGCATTTTTCGGGTTAATTGGCGGGCCGTGGATTTCGCTTTTATTGTCTGCCGGATTGATTTCCGGAGGTGCTTTGCTTTACATTTTTGGCCAGGCCAGAGGGATGAAACCCGGCATCCATAATGATGGCATTACCTTCAGCGCCATGCAATTCCGCGGATGGACGGGCTGGATAACGGCCATCCTGTTTACCGGCTTTTATATTATTATTTATTGGTTTGGCGATTGGCTGCACAACCTGGTAGCTATGGTGGAACCCATGAGCCAGGCCATTCGCAATGCACCGGCTGACCATTGGTTCCTTTATGGATTACTGTATACCCTGGCCATTCTGGTGATGGGCGTGAAGTTTATGTATAAATATCAACACAGCCGCTATCATCTCATCCGGACGGCAACGCTGATGTTTTTTCAGCTTGGTTTTGCTTTTCTCCTGCCGGCAATTCTTATGTTTTTCAAGGAGCCGGAATTTTACTTCAGCTACTTCTGGCCGCTTCAGTTCAACTATTTGTTCCCGAATGATGTCCATTCCCTTGTATCCGATCCCGGGGCATTGGGTACGTTCATGGTTTTTTGGGGAGCGGTGATGAGTTTTATTGCTACGCCTGTTCTTACCTATTTTTACGGCAAACGCTGGTATTGCAGTTGGGTTTGCGGCTGTGGCGGCCTTGCAGAAACATTTGGCGACCCGTATCGGCATCTCAGCGATAAGCGGCTCATTGCCTGGAAATTTGAGCGCTGGATCGTTTACGGAGTGCTAGCCATTATCACGTTTACCACCATGCTGCTTTGGGCCAGTCTCACGCTGGAAATTGGCTGGCTCAGCAGCATTTCGGGCGATCTGGCGGAATGGTATGGTTTCTATATCGGGGCCATCTTTGCCGGGGTGATTGGCGTGGGCTTTTATCCGCTGATGGGGAGCCGGGTTTGGTGCAGGTTTGGTTGCCCAATGGCCGCCATTCTTGGAATTATTCAACGGTTTTATTCAAGGTTTCGAATTACAACTAATGGCGGGCAATGCATCAGTTGCGGCAACTGCTCCGCATTTTGCGAAATGGGCATAGACGTGAGGTGGTACGCACAACGGCAGCAGAATATAGTTCGTGCCAGTTGTGTGGGCTGTGGCATTTGTGCTTCTGTTTGTCCGCGCGGTGTGCTGAAGTTGGAAAATGGCCCATCTGACATAAACCGGGCAGCCATCCAGGTAAGAAAGAACGGAATAGAGGTGGCGGAATAA